The following coding sequences are from one Primulina eburnea isolate SZY01 chromosome 15, ASM2296580v1, whole genome shotgun sequence window:
- the LOC140814283 gene encoding F-box protein PP2-A12-like, with translation MGLSFSFMDQNGGSAAGPSPEPGLGDLPESCVASVLVYLDPLQICRIAGLNRAFRGASYADFVWESKLPVNFNSVLQRVFGEEDGVFCEGSCKRDIYSTLCRPNTFDGGTKKVWLDKSTGKTFMSISSNGLSVTGIDDRRYWSRIPTEESRFQSVAYLQQIWWFQVDGEIDFPFPPGTYSLFFRLHLGRAQKRFGRRVCNSEHVHGWEKKPVRFHISTSEGQKATKQCYLKEPGKWIHYHAGNFVVPNSCRSMRVKFSMTQIDCTHTKGGLCLDSVLVYPVEYRERLQHF, from the exons ATGGGTTTATCGTTCTCTTTCATGGATCAAAATGGGGGCTCCGCGGCGGGCCCGTCGCCGGAACCGGGGCTGGGGGACTTGCCGGAGAGTTGCGTGGCGTCGGTGCTGGTTTATCTAGACCCTCTTCAGATCTGCAGGATCGCGGGCTTGAACAGGGCTTTCAGGGGGGCGTCGTACGCGGATTTTGTTTGGGAGTCCAAGCTGCCTGTGAATTTTAATTCTGTTTTACAAAGGGTTTTTGGGGAGGAAGATGGTGTTTTTTGTGAGGGTTCGTGTAAAAGGGATATCTATTCCACGCTTTGTAGGCCGAATACTTTTGATGGTGGTACCAAG AAAGTGTGGTTGGATAAGTCCACCGGCAAAACTTTTATGTCAATATCATCCAATGGATTGTCGGTAACAGGGATTGATGACAGGAGATACTGGAGTCGAATTCCAACCGAAGAATCGAG GTTCCAGTCTGTTGCATATCTCCAGCAAATATGGTGGTTCCAAGTCGATGGTGAGATCGATTTCCCATTCCCACCCGGCACCTACAGCCTCTTTTTCCGTCTCCATCTGGGACGCGCCCAAAAGAGATTCGGAAGGCGTGTTTGCAACTCAGAACATGTGCACGGTTGGGAAAAAAAACCTGTTCGATTCCATATCTCAACTTCTGAAGGCCAGAAGGCAACAAAACAATGTTACCTGAAAGAACCTGGAAAATGGATTCATTATCATGCTGGAAATTTCGTCGTCCCAAATTCTTGCAGATCGATGAGAGTCAAGTTTTCGATGACTCAGATAGATTGTACGCACACAAAAGGCGGTCTTTGTTTAGATTCTGTGCTTGTGTATCCTGTGGAGTATCGGGAAAGGTTGCAGCATTTTTAA
- the LOC140814201 gene encoding uncharacterized protein isoform X2: protein MESGGIWESCVGKVKKADKTRRSWSEREEELLIQALKEASVQGWKSGNGFRPGYLCFLENRMKFAFPDTNLRVNPHINSKVHVWNKLYGSLVTLLSKSGVGWNDTEKTIEASNDIWEALIKADNNARSLRHKKWIYYHDWCEIFGNERATGERAEHFTAAVQEVLTMTPEVPNNVGMSVDDLFYVDEGATESMSHSLTPSSRPTSTANSKGKKRKQVDDDDTAIVEAINNFAMITKETMTDLIKHLATEK, encoded by the exons ATGGAAAGTGGAGGGATTTGGGAGAGTTGTGTTGGGAAGGTGAAGAAAGCTGATAAGACAAGACGTAGTTGGAGTGAACGTGAAGAAGAGTTGCTGATACAAGCACTGAAAGAGGCTTCCGTACAAGGTTGGAAGAGCGGCAATGGTTTTCGTCCAGGCTATTTATGTTTTCTTGAAAATCGTATGAAATTTGCTTTCCCTGACACAAACTTACGTGTCAACCCACATATTAACTCCAAAGTTCATGTGTGGAATAAATTGTACGGATCTTTGGTGACACTCTTAAGTAAAAGTGGCGTCGGATGGAACGACACAGAGAAGACCATTGAAGCTTCAAACGACATATGGGAAGCGCTAATTAAG GCTGACAACAATGCACGATCACTGCGACACAAAAAGTGGATCTATTACCATGATTGGTGCGAAATCTTTGGTAATGAACGTGCTACTGGAGAAAGAGCTGAACATTTTACTGCAGCAGTTCAAGAGGTCCTTACAATGACACCTGAAGTACCAAACAATGTAGGAATGAGCGTCGATGATTTGTTCTATGTTGACGAGGGAGCTACTGAGTCAATGTCACATTCTCTTACACCATCCTCGCGTCCAACATCAACTGCAAATTCGAAGGGTAAGAAACGGAAGCAGGTGGACGATGATGATACAGCGATAGTGGAAGCCATAAATAATTTCGCCATGATCACGAAAGAAACAATGACAGACCTTATCAAACATTTGGCAACAGAAAAATAA
- the LOC140814201 gene encoding uncharacterized protein isoform X1, which translates to MTIMRRNILLFLILHQIMCRALLIMLLLRRHRLKLRAKRLCKTRRTTASYSMTERLNVQMNHLHRIIEIGDVQCVVNLQMNRNAFARLCYLVSNVGGLEESTYVRIEEKVSMFLSILAHHKKTRLVGHDYVRSCHTISTHFHQVLRSILMLHPILLVKPSPVDDACTNESWKWFKGCLGALDGTYISVHVPTMDKARYRTRKGTIAVNVLGVCDRDMKFIYALTGREGSAADARVLKDALTRDETLKIPRGCYYLCDNGYANFEGFLTPYRRVRYHRDAWGNRENGPQNYKELFNWRHSQARNVIERAFGLLKKRWAILRSPSFYPLKTQNRIIMACMLLHNFIRCEMPDDPIEELNDDVVSPANETQDDFINSFESSDEWETSRENLALSMWHSLS; encoded by the exons ATGACCATTATGCGTAGAAACATTCTACTTTTTCTCATTCTTCACCAAATCATGTGTCGAGCTTTGTTGATTATGTTACTGTTGAGACGACATCGATTGAAGTTACGTGCCAAACGACTTTGCAAGACGCGTAGAACAACAGCCTCCTACAGCATGACAGAAAGATTAAATGTGCAAATGAACCATTTGCACCGGATTATTGAGATAGGAGATGTTCAATGTGTGGTCAACTTACAAATGAATAGGAATGCATTTGCACGATTGTGTTACTTGGTAAGTAATGTTGGAGGACTGGAGGAGTCTACGTATGTGCGAATTGAAGAGAAGGTCAGCATGTTTCTATCTATATTAGCGCATCACAAGAAAACTCGACTTGTTGGTCATGACTATGTACGTAGTTGTCATACAATCAGCACACATTTCCATCAAGTGCTCCGATCAATTCTGATGTTACATCCTATATTATTGGTGAAACCATCCCCCGTCGATGATGCTTGCACCAACGAATCTTGGAAATGGTTCAAG GGATGTCTTGGTGCTTTGGACGGAACCTACATAAGTGTACATGTACCAACCATGGACAAGGCCCGATATAGAACAAGAAAAGGTACTATTGCAGTCAACGTTCTTGGGGTTTGCGACAGGGACATGAAGTTTATATATGCACTTACGGGGAGGGAGGGCTCTGCAGCAGATGCTAGAGTTCTGAAAGATGCACTGACTCGTGACGAGACATTGAAAATTCCAAGAG gTTGTTATTACCTATGTGACAACGGATATGCCAATTTCGAGGGATTCTTGACTCCGTATAGGCGAGTACGGTATCATAGAGATGCTTGGGGAAATCGTGAAAATGGCCCACAGAATTATAAGGAGTTGTTCAATTGGAGGCACTCGCAAGCCCGAAACGTAATCGAGAGAGCCTTCGGTTTGTTGAAAAAAAGATGGGCCATACTTCGAAGTCCATCCTTTTATCCATTGAAGACACAAAACAGAATCATAATGGCCTGTATGTTGTTACATAACTTCATAAGGTGTGAAATGCCCGATGATCCAATTGAGGAATTGAATGACGATGTCGTAAGTCCGGCAAATGAGACACAAGATGATTTCATCAACAGCTTCGAGTCATCGGATGAGTGGGAGACGTCGAGGGAAAACCTTGCATTGTCGATGTGGCACAGTTTGAGCTAA